In Ipomoea triloba cultivar NCNSP0323 chromosome 15, ASM357664v1, one genomic interval encodes:
- the LOC116007384 gene encoding uncharacterized protein LOC116007384, whose translation MFLVSKWLKFRSISTTHKYNIISYICTYIYTTTSRNSNHIDLINFIIMSFALFINSMLHRLFSIPRLPLLFYAASWTTVLTVTVALASFTPELAFVSAITPASSFSAPCGAGGSSSVRIPLDVPSEVFCFPAELFRKSKMDLVVPPIFAAVVVAASAYVVKALSLWESADQGERH comes from the coding sequence ATGTTTCTAGTCTCCAAGTGGTTGAAATTTAGGTCAATCTCCACCACACATAAATAcaacatcatatcatatatatgcaCTTACATATATACCACAACTTCAAGGAATTCAAACCATatagatttaattaattttattattatgagttTCGCTTTGTTCATCAACTCCATGCTGCACAGGCTGTTCTCAATTCCCAGGTTGCCTTTGCTATTCTACGCCGCGTCGTGGACCACCGTCTTGACCGTCACGGTGGCGCTCGCCTCCTTCACGCCGGAGCTGGCTTTCGTCTCCGCTATCACTCCGGCTTCCTCCTTCTCCGCGCCATGCGGCGCCGGAGGCTCGTCGTCGGTCAGGATTCCGTTGGACGTTCCGTCCGAGGTGTTCTGTTTTCCGGCGGAGCTGTTCAGGAAGTCGAAGATGGACCTGGTCGTGCCGCCGATCTTCGCGGCGGTCGTCGTGGCGGCCTCCGCTTATGTTGTCAAGGCTCTGTCCCTCTGGGAGTCTGCTGATCAAGGAGAACgacactga
- the LOC116006515 gene encoding eukaryotic translation initiation factor 3 subunit A-like, which translates to MATFSKPENALKRAEELINVGQKQEALQVLHDFITSRRYRAWQKTHERIMFKYVELCVDLRRGRFAKDGLIQYRIVCQQVNINSLEEVIKHFMHLASERAELARNQAQALEEALDVEDLEADKRPEDLMLSFVSGEKGKDRSDRELVTPWFKFLWETYRTVLEILRNNSRLESLYAMTAHRAFQFCKQYKRTTEFRRLCEIIRNHLVNLNKYRDQRDRPDLSAPESLQLYLDTRFEQLKVATELCLWQEGFRSIEDIYGLMCLVKKTPKPSLMVVYYAKLTEIFWTSSSHLHHAYAWLKLFSLQKSFNKNLSQKDLQLIASSVVLAALSVPPYDQTYGASHFELENVKEQRLRVANLIGFEVEGKAESKEVLSRASLLSELVSKGVMTCVTQEVKDLYHILEYEFLPLDLSMKVQPLLSKISKLGGKMSSASNVPELQLSQYVPALEKLATLRLLQQVSQVYQTIQIDSLSKMIPFFDFVVVEKISVEAVKHNFIAMKADHMKGAVFFGKQSIESEGLRNHLSTLTESLSKVRIMIYPPVMKAAKLGEALSGLTEVVEKEHKRLLARKSLIEKRKEEQERLLLEKEREEESKRLKLQKIAEEAEQKRLAAEFEQRKNQRILREIEERELEEAQALLEETQKGAKKKGKKVLPEGEKITKQTVMEMALSEQLREKQEMEKKLVKLAKTMDHLERAKREENAPLIEAAYQEHLADEAALHEREQQQEVELSKLRHDGDLELKRRLSRMLENKKIFEATVVSHREAEFNRLRRERQERMNQIIEARKQQREASRKMIFFLRSEEERLKKLHEEEEARKREEAERRKREEAEHKAKLDEIAEKQRQRELELEEKERKRREEVLGKPKVVPAAGPTPLTVSHPAEAGATAGPTSPAPAAAAAAPAASTKYVPKFKRMAMEGAGQAPPPESERRGVNSGRSDDRASERWGGSRPDDRAPDRWRDGDRDRDRRPAFGGSKPGTWSSSRSRGER; encoded by the exons ATGGCTACTTTTTCGAAGCCTGAAAATGCCTTGAAGCGTGCTGAAG AGTTGATTAATGTTGGGCAAAAGCAAGAAGCGCTTCAAGTTCTTCATGATTTTATTACCTCAAGGAGGTACAGGGCATGGCAAAAGACGCATGAAAGAATAATGTTCAAGTATGTAGAGTTATGTGTTGACTTGAGAAGGGGAAGGTTTGCAAAGGATGGTCTGATTCAATATCGAATTGTCTGCCAACAAGTTAACATTAACTCTCTTGAGGAGGTGATAAAACATTTTATGCATCTTGCTTCCGAAAGAGCTGAATTGGCACGTAACCAGGCACAAGCTCTCGAAGAAGCTTTGGATGTGGAAGATTTGGAGGCTGATAAGAGGCCTGAAGATCTGATGTTGAGTTTTGTTAGTGGAGAGAAAGGAAAAGACAGATCTGATCGTGAACTTGTTACCCCCTGGTTTAAATTCTTGTGGGAAACATACAGAACTGTGCTGGAAATATTGCGAAACAATTCTAGACTTGAATCCTTGTATGCT ATGACTGCACACCGTGCTTTCCAGTTTTGCAAGCAGTACAAACGCACAACAGAGTTTCGTCGTCTGTGTGAAATCATAAGAAACCATCTGGTTAATCTCAACAAGTATAGAGATCAAAGGGACCGCCCTGATCTGTCTGCTCCAGAAAGTTTGCAGTTGTATCTGGATACAAGATTTGAACAGCTAAAAGTTGCCACAGAACTTTGTCTATGGCAG GAAGGTTTTCGTTCTATTGAAGACATATATGGATTGATGTGCTTGGTTAAGAAAACACCTAAACCATCTTTGATGGTTGTTTACTATGCCAAGCTTACTGAAATATTTTGGACATCATCCAGTCATCTCCATCATGCATATGCATGGCTCAAGCTTTTCTCACTCCAAAAAAGCTTTAATAAAAACTTAAGCCAGAAAGATTTACAGTTGATAGCATCCTCTGTTGTTTTAGCTGCACTTTCAGTGCCCCCATATGATCAGACATATGGTGCGTCTCATTTTGAGCTTGAGAATGTGAAAGAACAGAGATTAAGGGTGGCTAATCTGATTGGATTTGAAGTTGAAGGCAAAGCTGAGAGCAAAGAAGTG CTTTCCCGGGCATCTCTTCTGTCAGAATTG GTGTCCAAAGGTGTAATGACATGTGTCACACAAGAGGTGAAAGATCTTTACCATATATTAGAATATGAGTTTCTTCCTCTGGATCTTTCAATGAAAGTACAACCTTTGTTGAGCAAAATCTCCAAACTTGGAGGTAAGATGTCCTCAGCTTCAAATGTCCCAGAACTACAGTTGTCCCAGTATGTTCCTGCGTTGGAAAAGCTTGCAACTTTAAGGTTGCTGCAGCAG GTATCTCAGGTGTATCAAACAATACAGATTGATAGCCTATCTAAAATGATCCCTTTCTTTGACTTTGTTGTTGTTGAGAAGATTTCTGTTGAAGCTGTAAAACACAACTTCATAGCCATGAAAGCTGATCATATGAAGGGTGCTGTATTTTTTGGAAAGCAG AGTATTGAATCTGAAGGACTTCGGAATCACTTATCCACTCTGACCGAGTCCCTAAGCAAGGTGAGAATAATGATTTATCCTCCCGTGATGAAAGCAGCAAAACTTGGGGAAGCACTCTCAGGTTTGACAGAGGTTGTTGAGAAGGAACATAAGAGACTTCTTGCTCGAAAGTCCTTAATTGAAAAACGCAAGGAAGAGCAAGAGCGTTTACTATTGGAAAAG GAACGTGAGGAAGAATCAAAGAGGTTAAAACTACAAAAGATAGCTGAAGAAGCTGAGCAGAAAAGGCTTGCAGCTGAGTTTGAGCAGAGAAAAAATCAGAGGATCCTGAGGGAAATTGAGGAGAGGGAACTTGAAGAGGCCCAAGCCTTGTTGGAAGAAACTCAAAAAGGTGCTAAGAAGAAGGGGAAGAAAGTACTTCCAGAGGGG GAAAAAATAACTAAACAGACTGTGATGGAAATGGCCCTGAGTGAGCAACTCAGGGAGAAACAAGAAATGGAGAAAAAACTTGTGAAGCTTGCCAAAACTATGGATCATTTGGAGAGAGCTAAAAGAGAAGAGAATGCACCTCTTATAGAAGCTGCATATCAAGAGCATTTAGCTGATGAGGCTGCTCTTCATGAACGGGAGCAACAG CAAGAGGTGGAACTAAGCAAACTACGACATGATGGTGATCTTGAATTGAAGAGGAGGCTGAGTCGGATGTTGGAAAATAAG aaaatttttgAGGCTACAGTTGTCAGTCACAGGGAAGCTGAATTCAACAGACTGAGGAGGGAGAGACAGGAAAGAATGAACCAGATTATTGAGGCGAGGAAGCAGCAGAGGGAGGCTAGTAGAAAGATGATTTTCTTTTTGAGATCTGAGGAGGAGCGCCTCAAAAAGTTGCATGAAGAGGAGGAAGCTCGTAAGCGTGAAG AAGCGGAGAGGCGTAAGAGAGAGGAAGCTGAACACAAGGCCAAATTGGATGAGATTGCAGAAAAACAGAGGCAACGAGAGTTGGAGCTGGaggagaaagaaaggaaaagaagagaagaGGTCTTGGGAAAACCCAAGGTTGTTCCAGCTGCTGGGCCAACACCCTTGACCGTATCACATCCTGCCGAAGCGGGTGCTACTGCTGGTCCCACCTCTCCTGCTCCTGCTGCTGCCGCTGCTGCGCCTGCAGCTTCTACCAAGTACGTGCCTAAGTTCAAACGGATGGCAATGGAAGGCGCAGGCCAGGCACCCCCTCCAGAAAGCGAGAGGAGGGGTGTTAACAGCGGTAGGTCAGATGACCGTGCGTCTGAGAGATGGGGTGGCAGCAGGCCAGATGACAGAGCACCCGATAGGTGGCGCGATGGTGATCGTGATCGTGATCGTAGGCCTGCGTTTGGAGGCTCTAAGCCCGGTACTTGGTCTTCCTCCAGGAGCCGAGGTGAAAGGTGA
- the LOC116006503 gene encoding uncharacterized protein LOC116006503, which yields MDVCAYPNKSVSENVIHFGLLPGKLPDFADNIAADFDVNDLGNHLSKFVIIQEDQELSDTTAHNLSKDDGYENTSDSHSSSLASKQCLVKFATFPYSSKIVSPNDVIQRENEQMNDATSAQPPSRTKSLPSARKVVSAMKGSREKQGIPPKKLGVKWAPDVYDPVPTSVSHAPVNKPQQRHRSDGKKNGKYKQKNSGKSSRANKGKDKKQGRKYGGSSKRGFYPLDDNSNSIVVSSCELPTGIVDMDINNPDPFCGSSFLKNSVTKLHFPVAEAT from the exons ATGGACGTTTGTGCTTATCCTAACAAGTCAGTTTCTGAAAATGTAATCCACTTTGGTCTGTTGCCTGGGAAGCTTCCTGATTTTGCAGACAACATTGCAGCAGATTTTGATGTGAATGATCTTGGGAACCATTTGAGTAAGTTTGTGATTATTCAGGAGGATCAAGAGTTAAGCGATACGACAGCACACAATTTGTCAAAAGATGATGGATATGAAAATACTTCCGACAGTCACTCGAGCAGTTTGGCTTCAAAACAATGCCTTGTCAAGTTTGCAACATTTCCTTACTCGAGTAAGATTGTATCTCCCAATGACGTAattcaaagagaaaatgagCAAATGAATGATGCAACATCTGCTCAGCCACCTTCACGCACAAAATCTTTGCCA AGTGCCAGAAAGGTTGTATCTGCCATGAAGGGTAGCCGTGAGAAGCAGGGGATACCTCCTAAGAAACTTGGAGTGAAATGGGCGCCTGATGTGTACGATCCAGTTCCAACATCAGTGTCACATGCGCCAGTTAACAAACCTCAGCAGCGTCACAGGAGTGATGGCAAGAAGAACGGGAAGTATAAGCAGAAAAACAGTGGCAAATCTTCACGAGCCAACAAGGGGAAAGACAAGAAACAAGGTCGAAAGTATGGAGGGAGTTCTAAGAGGGGTTTCTATCCGTTGGATGACAACAGCAACAGCATAGTGGTTTCTTCCTGCGAGCTTCCAACTGGCATCGTGGATATGGATATCAACAACCCAGATCCATTCTGTGGAAGTAGTTTTCTGAAGAATTCCGTAACAAAGTTGCACTTCCCGGTTGCAGAGGCTACATGA
- the LOC116005578 gene encoding uncharacterized protein LOC116005578: protein MNSSFNTTPNFDNLLLQSLMGRLQIRPSPPPNPALLSAKSLEDLLLNNLLSDHKDDPDDDEDDDDNDGVEPSYKSQLAREESKLEKEIIRTIHSGNTDSLKPNSGQAVTIGEHHICVGFHEDEDSDYRVWEWHGHIILFDDENGYNPEYIYGNYFERLAAKTAMKKKQGEEKQAEKEVEKVGNMGLRELIESAESNSEARILRRNINAGSQNFIPGSS, encoded by the exons ATGAATTCCTCCTTCAACACCACTCCTAATTTCGACAACCTCCTCCTCCAATCCCTAATGGGCAGGCTCCAAATCCGCCCTTCACCGCCTCCAAACCCTGCTTTGCTCTCCGCCAAATCCCTCGAAGACCTCCTCCTCAACAACCTCCTCTCCGACCATAAAGACGACCCCGATGATGACGAAGACGACGACGACAACGACGGCGTCGAACCCTCCTACAAATCCCAGCTCGCCAGAGAAGAATCCAAGCTCGAGAAGGAGATCATCCGCACAATCCACAGCGGCAACACCGACTCTCTCAAGCCCAATTCCGGCCAGGCCGTGACAATCGGCGAGCATCACATATGCGTAGGGTTTCACGAGGACGAGGACTCGGATTATCGCGTCTGGGAGTGGCACGGCCATATCATTCTGTTTGACGATGAGAATGGGTACAATCCTGAGTACATATATGGGAATTATTTTGAGAGACTCGCTGCTAAGACGGCAATGAAGAAGAAGCAGGGTGAAGAGAAGCAGGCGGAGAAGGAAGTGGAGAAGGTCGGGAATATGGGATTGAGGGAGTTGATAGAGTCGGCGGAGTCTAATTCTGAGGCTCGGATTCTTAGGAGGAATATCAATGCCGGCTCTCAAAATTTTATACCAG GTTCTAGTTGA